In Rhineura floridana isolate rRhiFlo1 chromosome 22, rRhiFlo1.hap2, whole genome shotgun sequence, a single genomic region encodes these proteins:
- the EFEMP2 gene encoding EGF-containing fibulin-like extracellular matrix protein 2, whose product MRPVSCLLLATLLRAAVSQELEEPDTYTECTDGYQWDVESQHCKDVNECETIPHACKGEMKCINHYGGYLCLPRSASVINDVNAERASLPSPPRPRPPRPPHPASRQNTCPQGYEPDRHGSCLDVDECEYDLHDCQPSQECINTPGGFHCQCPDGYRKIGTECVDIDECRYRYCQHRCVNSPGSFSCQCEPGFQLASNNRSCVDVNECEMGAPCEQRCFNTYGTFICRCNQGYELDHNGFSCKDIDECSYSTYLCQFQCVNEPGHYSCVCPQGYQLLSTRLCQDINECETGAHQCTESQNCVNFHGGYRCVEKNRCQEPYMQVSEHRCLCPSANPLCREKASSIVHRYMSIMADRTVPSDIFQIQATSVYPGAYNTFQIRSGNEQGEFYIRQINNLSAMLVLARPVTGPREFLLDLEMVTMNTLMSYRSSSMLRLTVFVGAYPF is encoded by the exons ATGTGAACGAATGCGAGACCATCCCCCACGCCTGCAAAGGGGAGATGAAGTGCATCAACCATTATGGGGGGTACCTGTGCCTCCCCCGCTCGGCCTCCGTGATCAACGACGTCAACGCCGAAAGGGCCTCTCTGCCCAGCCCGCCCAGGCCTCGGCCTCCCCGGCCCCCGCATCCTGCCTCTCGACAGAACACCTGCCCCCAGGGCTACGAGCCGGACAGACATGGATCCTGTCTGG ATGTGGATGAATGCGAATACGATTTGCACGACTGCCAGCCGAGCCAGGAGTGCATCAACACGCCCGGAGGCTTCCACTGTCAGTGTCCGGATGGCTATCGAAAGATTGGCACCGAATGTGTGG ACATCGACGAATGCCGCTATCGCTACTGTCAACACCGCTGCGTCAACTCCCCCGGCTCCTTCTCCTGCCAGTGTGAGCCTGGCTTCCAGCTGGCCAGCAACAACCGCTCGTGCGTGG ACGTGAACGAGTGTGAGATGGGCGCCCCTTGCGAGCAGCGCTGCTTCAACACCTATGGCACGTTCATCTGCCGCTGCAACCAGGGCTACGAGCTGGACCACAACGGCTTTAGCTGTAAAG ACATTGATGAGTGTAGCTACTCTACCTACCTGTGTCAATTCCAGTGCGTGAACGAACCTGGACATTACTCTTGTGTCTGCCCGCAAGGATACCAGCTACTGAGCACCCGCCTTTGCCAAG ACATTAATGAGTGTGAGACAGGAGCCCATCAATGCACTGAATCACAGAACTGCGTCAACTTTCATGGCGGGTACCGATGTGTGGAGAAGAACCGCTGCCAGGAACCATACATGCAAGTCTCTGAACA CCGCTGCCTCTGCCCGTCCGCAAACCCACTCTGCCGAGAGAAGGCGTCCTCCATTGTCCATCGATACATGAGTATCATGGCTGACCGGACTGTGCCCTCTGACATATTCCAGATCCAGGCTACAAGTGTCTACCCTGGTGCCTATAACACGTTCCAGATCCGCTCGGGCAACGAACAAGGAGAGTTCTATATCCGG CAAATCAACAACCTAAGTGCGATGCTGGTCTTGGCCCGGCCAGTGACAGGCCCCCGCGAGTTTCTCCTGGATTTAGAGATGGTCACCATGAACACCCTGATGAGCTATCGTTCCAGCTCCATGCTCCGTCTCACCGTCTTTGTGGGAGCCTATCCGTTCTAG